The Desulfomicrobium orale DSM 12838 genome includes a window with the following:
- a CDS encoding exonuclease SbcCD subunit D C-terminal domain-containing protein yields the protein MRVLHTSDWHLGRTLYGRKRHEEFEVFLGWLAETIRQNEIDILLVAGDVFDTGTPGTRAQELYYRFLCRVAASSCRHVVVVAGNHDSPSFLDAPKELLKALNVHVAGSAAPRPEDEVLVLRNEQDNPELIVCAVPYLRDRDIRTAEAGESPEDKERKLVEGIRAHYAAVAASAEEKRGELGADIPIVAMGHLFAAGGRTVEGDGVRDLYVGSLAQVSADVFPPCFDYVAMGHLHVPQKVGGLETIRYSGSPLPMGFGEAGQRKSVCLAEFQGRAASVHLIDVPVFQELERIAGDWERIAGRIKELSAAGSRAWLEIVYEGAGIIGDLRERLEAAISGTGLEILRVKNCRATARAMQGRAEETLDDLSVEDVFRRCLDARGVPEEERPELLRTYREALLSLHEDQAE from the coding sequence ATGAGAGTTCTCCACACCTCCGACTGGCATCTGGGACGCACCCTGTACGGCAGAAAGCGCCACGAGGAGTTCGAGGTCTTTCTGGGCTGGCTGGCGGAGACGATACGGCAAAATGAAATCGACATTCTGCTGGTGGCCGGAGATGTCTTCGACACCGGCACTCCGGGCACCCGCGCCCAGGAACTCTACTACCGCTTTCTGTGCCGGGTGGCGGCCTCCTCCTGCCGGCACGTTGTCGTCGTGGCCGGCAACCACGACTCGCCGTCCTTTCTCGACGCCCCCAAAGAGCTGCTCAAGGCCCTGAACGTCCATGTGGCCGGAAGCGCCGCCCCCCGCCCGGAAGACGAGGTACTGGTGCTCCGTAATGAGCAGGACAATCCGGAACTGATCGTCTGCGCCGTGCCCTATCTGCGGGACCGGGACATCCGCACGGCGGAAGCCGGGGAGAGTCCGGAGGACAAGGAACGCAAGCTCGTGGAAGGCATCCGCGCTCATTACGCCGCCGTCGCCGCCTCGGCCGAAGAAAAGCGCGGAGAGCTCGGGGCGGACATTCCCATTGTGGCCATGGGGCATCTTTTCGCCGCCGGAGGCCGGACCGTCGAGGGCGACGGCGTGCGTGACCTCTACGTCGGCTCTCTGGCCCAGGTTAGCGCGGACGTCTTCCCGCCGTGCTTCGACTATGTGGCCATGGGGCATCTGCACGTTCCGCAGAAGGTCGGCGGTCTGGAGACCATCAGATACAGCGGCTCTCCCCTGCCCATGGGCTTTGGCGAGGCGGGCCAGAGAAAAAGCGTCTGCCTGGCCGAATTCCAGGGCCGGGCGGCGTCCGTACATCTGATCGATGTGCCGGTATTTCAGGAGCTCGAACGCATCGCCGGGGACTGGGAGCGGATCGCGGGCCGCATCAAAGAATTGTCGGCGGCGGGTTCGCGGGCCTGGCTTGAAATCGTTTACGAAGGGGCCGGAATCATCGGAGATTTGCGCGAACGTCTGGAAGCGGCCATCTCCGGCACGGGGCTCGAAATCCTGCGGGTGAAAAACTGCCGCGCCACGGCCCGCGCGATGCAAGGCCGGGCGGAAGAAACCCTGGACGATCTGAGCGTGGAGGACGTGTTCAGACGCTGTCTGGATGCCCGCGGCGTGCCCGAAGAAGAACGGCCGGAGCTGCTGCGCACCTACCGGGAAGCGCTTCTGTCCCTTCACGAGGACCAAGCGGAATAA